In bacterium, a genomic segment contains:
- a CDS encoding L,D-transpeptidase family protein yields MMAKKRRRPVLRWFFRILGLVVLAAVLVTAYHMIWPPPLPTVQVATARTALRAAHAAPQLAVNELAQADKISWLMERHFAQERAKLVRYSRNRELEAEVQSLLDAARTAEQVARERHITGLEESRLRYRELASRLAAMRGNVASVPGERKLQRSYRNAEMALDQVRELQRLEKLDSLPGALTTAESAVGRAEELVGSHFARLHDPKLRALWKRLVDETVAGTRGGGMAIIVDKLNRRCVVVKNGRKTSEYPADFGRKGLVDKVHSGDGATPEGRYHVTKKNAGSRYYRALLINYPNAEDQARYTSAKRNGQVPNGRGPGSLIEIHGNGGRDIDWTDGCIALRDNDMESLFRMAGVGTPVTIVGAARLPGD; encoded by the coding sequence ATGATGGCCAAGAAGCGACGTCGTCCCGTGTTGCGCTGGTTCTTCAGGATCCTGGGCTTGGTCGTGCTCGCCGCCGTCCTGGTGACCGCCTACCACATGATCTGGCCTCCCCCGCTCCCCACGGTCCAGGTCGCCACCGCCCGCACCGCCCTGCGCGCGGCCCACGCCGCACCCCAGCTGGCCGTCAACGAGCTGGCCCAGGCCGACAAGATCAGCTGGCTGATGGAACGGCACTTCGCCCAGGAGCGCGCCAAGCTCGTGCGCTACAGCCGCAACCGCGAGCTGGAGGCGGAGGTGCAGAGCCTGCTGGACGCGGCGCGCACCGCCGAACAGGTCGCGCGCGAGCGGCACATCACCGGCCTGGAGGAGAGCCGCCTGCGCTACCGCGAGCTGGCCTCGCGCCTGGCCGCGATGCGCGGCAACGTGGCCTCGGTGCCGGGCGAACGGAAACTGCAGCGCTCCTACCGCAACGCGGAGATGGCGCTCGACCAGGTGCGCGAGCTGCAGCGTCTCGAGAAGCTCGATTCGCTGCCCGGGGCGCTCACCACGGCGGAGTCCGCCGTCGGCCGCGCCGAGGAACTCGTCGGTTCGCACTTCGCCCGCCTGCACGACCCCAAGCTGAGGGCCCTGTGGAAGCGGCTCGTCGACGAGACCGTCGCCGGCACGCGCGGCGGCGGGATGGCGATCATCGTCGACAAGCTCAACCGCCGCTGCGTCGTGGTGAAGAACGGCCGCAAGACGTCCGAGTACCCCGCCGACTTCGGGCGCAAGGGTCTGGTGGACAAGGTCCACTCCGGGGACGGCGCCACGCCCGAGGGCCGCTATCATGTGACGAAGAAGAACGCGGGCAGCCGCTACTACCGGGCCCTGCTGATCAACTACCCCAACGCCGAGGACCAGGCGCGCTACACTTCGGCGAAGCGCAACGGGCAGGTGCCCAACGGGCGCGGCCCGGGCAGCCTGATCGAGATCCACGGCAACGGCGGCCGGGACATCGACTGGACCGACGGCTGCATCGCGCTGCGCGACAACGACATGGAATCCCTGTTCCGGATGGCCGGGGTCGGCACGCCCGTGACCATCGTCGGCGCGGCCCGGCTGCCGGGCGACTGA
- a CDS encoding AAA family ATPase: MKNWTVNAGEALQGAGYKAYESGHAELEPLHLLWALLNETGLASRALQNLETAPRLVLTTVERELASLPVVQVKDVPQPGRAFQQLLLEAQALAGKDAALVGTRELLLALAADRGRAGSLLKTFDVTPEKLARALESMGADGAYRNEDESGVADGGESALGRYARDLCAAARAGKIDPVIGRDEEIRRVVQILSRRTKNNPVLIGSPGVGKTAVVEGLARRLVEGDVPLGLRDKTLYALDMGALLAGAKYRGDFEERLKKVIKEVTDREGEVLLFIDELHTLVGAGAAEGAMDASNILKPALARGELHCVGATTVDEYRKHIEKDPALERRFQPVMVEEPTQEQAVAILRGLKERYEVHHGVRIADSALVAAVKLSSRYLSDRMLPDKAIDLMDEAASQLRMEIDSVPAEVDDLQRRLQQLEMEKLALGKEVDRAAVGRREAIDRQIAELRDDLGRLRARWEQEKAAIDAIRTLQARQEQLGAEIEEAQRRGDLARASQLKYGSASELAAELVRARAELVAVQGSEPMLKEEVDEQDIAALVAKWTGIPAQRLVEDDFARLRDLESRLGARVVGQDDAVAQVARTVRRSRAGLNDRHRPLGSFLFLGPTGVGKTELVKALAAELFGDESHMVRLDMSEYMERHSVARMIGAPPGYVGFESGGQLTEAVRRHPYTVILFDEVEKAHPEVMNVLLQLLDDGRLTDGKGRVVDFRNTLVVMTSNLAQDERFAPREGADDQVRREQEQELLQELGRHFRPEFLNRIDAVVRFGALDRALLRRIVVLELAKVARALQEQDIGLSWTDAAVDRLSELGFDPRFGARPVKRVIQREVQDRLADAILAGIVLPGGTAVLDLGPGGFVLAPRA, encoded by the coding sequence ATGAAGAACTGGACCGTGAACGCCGGCGAGGCCCTGCAGGGCGCCGGCTACAAGGCCTACGAATCCGGGCACGCCGAGCTCGAACCGCTGCACCTGCTGTGGGCGTTGCTGAATGAGACCGGGCTGGCGAGCCGCGCGTTGCAGAACCTGGAGACCGCGCCCCGACTCGTGCTGACCACCGTCGAGCGCGAGTTGGCCAGCCTGCCGGTCGTCCAGGTCAAGGACGTGCCGCAACCGGGCCGGGCCTTCCAGCAGCTGCTGCTCGAGGCGCAGGCGCTTGCAGGCAAGGACGCGGCGCTGGTCGGCACGCGGGAGCTGCTGCTGGCGCTGGCGGCGGATCGCGGCCGCGCCGGCAGCTTGCTGAAGACCTTCGACGTCACGCCGGAGAAGCTCGCCCGCGCGCTGGAGTCCATGGGCGCCGACGGGGCGTACCGCAACGAGGACGAATCCGGCGTCGCGGACGGCGGCGAGTCCGCGCTCGGCCGCTACGCCCGCGATCTGTGCGCGGCCGCGCGCGCCGGCAAGATCGATCCCGTCATCGGCCGCGACGAGGAGATCCGCCGCGTCGTGCAGATCCTCTCGCGCCGCACCAAGAACAACCCCGTGCTGATCGGCAGCCCCGGCGTGGGCAAGACCGCCGTGGTCGAGGGGCTCGCCCGGCGACTCGTCGAGGGGGACGTGCCGCTCGGCCTGCGCGACAAGACCCTGTACGCCCTGGACATGGGCGCGCTGCTGGCCGGCGCCAAGTACCGCGGCGATTTCGAGGAGCGCCTGAAGAAGGTCATCAAGGAGGTGACGGACCGCGAGGGCGAGGTGCTGCTGTTCATCGACGAGCTGCACACGCTCGTGGGCGCCGGCGCGGCCGAGGGCGCCATGGACGCGAGCAACATCCTGAAGCCCGCGCTCGCACGCGGCGAGCTGCACTGCGTCGGCGCGACCACGGTCGACGAGTACCGCAAGCACATCGAGAAGGACCCCGCGCTCGAGCGGCGCTTCCAGCCGGTGATGGTCGAGGAGCCGACCCAGGAACAGGCCGTCGCGATCCTGCGCGGCCTGAAGGAGCGCTACGAGGTGCACCACGGCGTCCGCATCGCCGACTCGGCGCTGGTGGCGGCGGTGAAGCTCTCGAGCCGCTACCTGAGCGACCGCATGCTGCCGGACAAGGCGATCGACCTCATGGACGAGGCCGCGTCGCAGCTGCGCATGGAGATCGATTCGGTGCCCGCGGAGGTCGACGACCTGCAGCGCCGGCTGCAGCAGCTGGAGATGGAGAAGCTGGCGCTGGGGAAGGAGGTCGACCGCGCCGCCGTCGGCAGGCGCGAGGCGATCGACCGCCAGATCGCCGAGCTGCGCGACGATCTCGGCCGCCTGCGCGCGCGATGGGAGCAGGAGAAGGCCGCGATCGACGCCATCCGCACGCTCCAGGCGCGGCAGGAACAGCTCGGCGCGGAGATCGAGGAGGCCCAGCGCCGCGGCGACCTGGCCCGCGCCTCGCAGCTGAAGTACGGCAGCGCCAGCGAGCTGGCCGCCGAGCTCGTCCGCGCCCGCGCCGAGCTCGTCGCGGTCCAGGGTTCCGAGCCCATGCTCAAGGAAGAGGTCGACGAGCAGGACATCGCGGCCCTGGTGGCGAAGTGGACCGGCATCCCGGCGCAGCGCCTGGTGGAGGACGACTTCGCGCGCCTGCGCGATCTCGAGTCGCGCCTGGGCGCGCGCGTGGTCGGCCAGGACGACGCCGTCGCGCAGGTGGCGCGCACGGTGCGGCGCTCGCGCGCCGGCCTGAACGACCGGCACCGGCCGCTGGGCTCGTTCCTGTTCCTCGGACCCACCGGCGTGGGCAAGACCGAGCTGGTCAAGGCGCTGGCCGCCGAGCTCTTCGGCGACGAGAGCCACATGGTCCGCCTGGACATGAGCGAGTACATGGAGCGCCACAGCGTCGCGCGCATGATCGGCGCGCCGCCGGGCTACGTGGGCTTCGAGTCCGGCGGGCAGCTGACCGAGGCCGTGCGGCGCCACCCCTACACCGTCATCCTGTTCGACGAAGTGGAGAAGGCCCACCCCGAGGTCATGAACGTGCTGCTGCAGCTGCTGGACGACGGTCGCCTGACCGACGGCAAGGGGCGCGTCGTCGACTTCCGCAACACGCTGGTCGTGATGACCAGCAACCTGGCGCAGGACGAGCGCTTCGCCCCGCGCGAGGGCGCGGACGACCAGGTGCGGCGCGAGCAGGAGCAGGAACTCCTGCAGGAGCTCGGCCGGCACTTCCGGCCGGAGTTCCTGAATCGCATCGACGCGGTGGTTCGTTTCGGCGCGCTGGACCGCGCGCTGCTGCGGCGCATCGTCGTGCTGGAGCTGGCGAAGGTCGCCCGCGCCCTGCAGGAGCAGGACATCGGCCTGAGCTGGACCGACGCCGCCGTCGATCGGCTGTCCGAGCTGGGTTTCGACCCGCGATTCGGCGCCCGACCCGTCAAGCGCGTCATCCAGCGCGAGGTCCAGGACCGCCTGGCCGACGCCATCCTCGCCGGCATCGTGCTGCCTGGTGGGACGGCGGTGCTGGACCTGGGTCCCGGCGGGTTCGTGCTCGCCCCCCGGGCATGA